A region from the Canis aureus isolate CA01 chromosome 8, VMU_Caureus_v.1.0, whole genome shotgun sequence genome encodes:
- the CD19 gene encoding B-lymphocyte antigen CD19 isoform X3: MPPPLLLFFLLFLTPEGVRPQETLQVEAKEGGKAELPCLKVPSDGPLEQQAWFQGAQSELGLWSQGLGVRKGSLGIQLFVFNVSDQMGGFYLCQPGPPSEQAWQSGWTVSVEGSGELFRWNASALNDSGCGLGNRPSEGPKPSSRYPTSSQLYVWEKDHPEIWETDPECALPRGTLNQSLNQALALPAPDLIVAPGSTFWLPCEVPPAFVARGPISWTHVRPKKHNISLLSLDLREDAPGREMWVLGTLSGGAVLLLPQATVRDAGTYRCYHGNRTVEMQLKVIAQSVRYWLLETGGWKVPAVPLLYLIFCLGSLVSFLHLRRALILRRKRKRMTDPTRRFFKVTPPPGSGAQNQYGNVLSLPTPTSGTGRALRWAAGFGAAVQSYGSPRSDVPEAGAAGSRSPPPAGPEEEEGEAYEEPDSEEGSEFYENDSNRGQDQLSQDGSGYENPEDEALGPEDEDSFSSAAESYENEDEELAQPVTRTVDFLSPRGSVWDPSKEATSLDADSYENMDNPNGPEPAWGGGGRMSTWSTR, from the exons ATGccacctcctctcctcctcttcttcctcctcttccttacACCCGAGGGAGTCAGGCCCCAGGAAACACTGCAGGTGGAGGCTAAAG aGGGAGGCAAAGCTGAGCTGCCATGCCTCAAAGTTCCCTCAGATGGTCCCCTTGAGCAGCAGGCCTGGTTTCAGGGGGCTCAGTCAGAGCTGGGCCTCTGGTCACAAGGCCTGGGCGTCCGGAAGGGGTCTCTGGGCATCCAGCTGTTCGTCTTCAACGTCTCTGACCAGATGGGGGGCTTCTACTTGTGCCAGCCGGGGCCCCCTTCCGAGCAGGCCTGGCAGTCCGGCTGGACAGTCAGCGTGGAAGGCAGTG GGGAGCTCTTCCGGTGGAATGCTTCAGCCCTAAATGACTCAGGCTGTGGCCTGGGGAACCGACCCTCAGAGGGCCCCAAGCCCTCTTCTCGTTACCCCACAAGCTCCCAGCTGTACGTGTGGGAAAAAGACCACCCTGAGATCTGGGAGACAGACCCTGAATGTGCCCTGCCCCGGGGCACTCTGAACCAGAGCCTCAACCAAG CCTTGGCTCTCCCTGCCCCAGACCTCATCGTGGCCCCTGGCTCCACATTCTGGCTGCCCTGTGAGGTGCCCCCTGCCTTCGTGGCCAGAGGCCCCATCTCCTGGACCCACGTGCGCCCCAAGAAGCATAACATCTCCTTGCTGAGCTTAGACCTGAGGGAGGATGCCCCAGGCAGAGAGATGTGGGTCCTGGGCACCCTCAGCGGAGGGGCTGTTCTGTTGCTGCCTCAGGCCACAGTTCGAGATGCTGGTACCTATCGTTGTTACCATGGCAACAGGACCGTCGAGATGCAGCTGAAGGTCATTGCCCAGTCAG TAAGGTACTGGCTGCTGGAGACTGGTGGCTGGAAAGTCCCTGCTGTGCCATTACTTTATCTGATCTTCTGCCTGGGTTCCCTGGTGAGCTTTCTTCATCTTCGAAGAG CCCTGATcctcaggaggaaaagaaagcGAATGACCGATCCCACCAGACG GTTCTTCAAAGTGACGCCTCCCCCGGGAAGCGGGGCCCAGAATCAGTACGGCAACGTGCTCTCCCTTCCCACGCCCACCTCTGGCACGG GACGCGCCCTGAGGTGGGCTGCAGGCTTCGGGGCCGCCGTCCAGTCTTACGGAAGCCCGCGCAGCGACGTCCCGGAGGCTGGAGCCGCGGGGTCTCGGAGCCCGCCGCCGGCAG gcccagaagaagaggaaggggaggccTATGAAGAGCCAGACAGTGAGGAGGGCTCCGAGTTTTACGAGAATGACTCCAACCGTGGGCAAGACCAACTCTCCCAGG ATGGCAGCGGCTATGAGAATCCTGAGGATGAGGCCTTGGGTCCTGAGGATGAAGACTCCTTCTCCAGCG CTGCTGAGTCTTACGAGAATGAGGATGAAGAGCTGGCCCAGCCAGTCACCAGGACAGTAG ACTTTCTGAGCCCCCGTGGGTCAGTCTGGGACCCCAGCAAGGAGGCAACCTCTCTTG ATGCAGACTCCTATGAGAACATGGATAATCCCAATGGGCCAGAACCAgcgtggggaggagggggtcGCATGAGCACCTGGAGCACGAGATGA
- the CD19 gene encoding B-lymphocyte antigen CD19 isoform X1, with translation MPPPLLLFFLLFLTPEGVRPQETLQVEAKEGGKAELPCLKVPSDGPLEQQAWFQGAQSELGLWSQGLGVRKGSLGIQLFVFNVSDQMGGFYLCQPGPPSEQAWQSGWTVSVEGSGELFRWNASALNDSGCGLGNRPSEGPKPSSRYPTSSQLYVWEKDHPEIWETDPECALPRGTLNQSLNQALALPAPDLIVAPGSTFWLPCEVPPAFVARGPISWTHVRPKKHNISLLSLDLREDAPGREMWVLGTLSGGAVLLLPQATVRDAGTYRCYHGNRTVEMQLKVIAQSVRYWLLETGGWKVPAVPLLYLIFCLGSLVSFLHLRRALILRRKRKRMTDPTRRFFKVTPPPGSGAQNQYGNVLSLPTPTSGTGRALRWAAGFGAAVQSYGSPRSDVPEAGAAGSRSPPPAGPEEEEGEAYEEPDSEEGSEFYENDSNRGQDQLSQDGSGYENPEDEALGPEDEDSFSSAAESYENEDEELAQPVTRTVDFLSPRGSVWDPSKEATSLGSQSYEDMRGILYAAPQLRSVRAQPGPSHEEDADSYENMDNPNGPEPAWGGGGRMSTWSTR, from the exons ATGccacctcctctcctcctcttcttcctcctcttccttacACCCGAGGGAGTCAGGCCCCAGGAAACACTGCAGGTGGAGGCTAAAG aGGGAGGCAAAGCTGAGCTGCCATGCCTCAAAGTTCCCTCAGATGGTCCCCTTGAGCAGCAGGCCTGGTTTCAGGGGGCTCAGTCAGAGCTGGGCCTCTGGTCACAAGGCCTGGGCGTCCGGAAGGGGTCTCTGGGCATCCAGCTGTTCGTCTTCAACGTCTCTGACCAGATGGGGGGCTTCTACTTGTGCCAGCCGGGGCCCCCTTCCGAGCAGGCCTGGCAGTCCGGCTGGACAGTCAGCGTGGAAGGCAGTG GGGAGCTCTTCCGGTGGAATGCTTCAGCCCTAAATGACTCAGGCTGTGGCCTGGGGAACCGACCCTCAGAGGGCCCCAAGCCCTCTTCTCGTTACCCCACAAGCTCCCAGCTGTACGTGTGGGAAAAAGACCACCCTGAGATCTGGGAGACAGACCCTGAATGTGCCCTGCCCCGGGGCACTCTGAACCAGAGCCTCAACCAAG CCTTGGCTCTCCCTGCCCCAGACCTCATCGTGGCCCCTGGCTCCACATTCTGGCTGCCCTGTGAGGTGCCCCCTGCCTTCGTGGCCAGAGGCCCCATCTCCTGGACCCACGTGCGCCCCAAGAAGCATAACATCTCCTTGCTGAGCTTAGACCTGAGGGAGGATGCCCCAGGCAGAGAGATGTGGGTCCTGGGCACCCTCAGCGGAGGGGCTGTTCTGTTGCTGCCTCAGGCCACAGTTCGAGATGCTGGTACCTATCGTTGTTACCATGGCAACAGGACCGTCGAGATGCAGCTGAAGGTCATTGCCCAGTCAG TAAGGTACTGGCTGCTGGAGACTGGTGGCTGGAAAGTCCCTGCTGTGCCATTACTTTATCTGATCTTCTGCCTGGGTTCCCTGGTGAGCTTTCTTCATCTTCGAAGAG CCCTGATcctcaggaggaaaagaaagcGAATGACCGATCCCACCAGACG GTTCTTCAAAGTGACGCCTCCCCCGGGAAGCGGGGCCCAGAATCAGTACGGCAACGTGCTCTCCCTTCCCACGCCCACCTCTGGCACGG GACGCGCCCTGAGGTGGGCTGCAGGCTTCGGGGCCGCCGTCCAGTCTTACGGAAGCCCGCGCAGCGACGTCCCGGAGGCTGGAGCCGCGGGGTCTCGGAGCCCGCCGCCGGCAG gcccagaagaagaggaaggggaggccTATGAAGAGCCAGACAGTGAGGAGGGCTCCGAGTTTTACGAGAATGACTCCAACCGTGGGCAAGACCAACTCTCCCAGG ATGGCAGCGGCTATGAGAATCCTGAGGATGAGGCCTTGGGTCCTGAGGATGAAGACTCCTTCTCCAGCG CTGCTGAGTCTTACGAGAATGAGGATGAAGAGCTGGCCCAGCCAGTCACCAGGACAGTAG ACTTTCTGAGCCCCCGTGGGTCAGTCTGGGACCCCAGCAAGGAGGCAACCTCTCTTG GCTCCCAGTCCTACGAGGATATGAGAGGGATCCTGTATGCAGCCCCCCAGCTCCGCTCTGTTCGGGCGCAGCCTGGTCCCAGTCACGAGGAAG ATGCAGACTCCTATGAGAACATGGATAATCCCAATGGGCCAGAACCAgcgtggggaggagggggtcGCATGAGCACCTGGAGCACGAGATGA
- the CD19 gene encoding B-lymphocyte antigen CD19 isoform X4 — MPPPLLLFFLLFLTPEGVRPQETLQVEAKGELFRWNASALNDSGCGLGNRPSEGPKPSSRYPTSSQLYVWEKDHPEIWETDPECALPRGTLNQSLNQALALPAPDLIVAPGSTFWLPCEVPPAFVARGPISWTHVRPKKHNISLLSLDLREDAPGREMWVLGTLSGGAVLLLPQATVRDAGTYRCYHGNRTVEMQLKVIAQSVRYWLLETGGWKVPAVPLLYLIFCLGSLVSFLHLRRALILRRKRKRMTDPTRRFFKVTPPPGSGAQNQYGNVLSLPTPTSGTGRALRWAAGFGAAVQSYGSPRSDVPEAGAAGSRSPPPAGPEEEEGEAYEEPDSEEGSEFYENDSNRGQDQLSQDGSGYENPEDEALGPEDEDSFSSAAESYENEDEELAQPVTRTVDFLSPRGSVWDPSKEATSLGSQSYEDMRGILYAAPQLRSVRAQPGPSHEEDADSYENMDNPNGPEPAWGGGGRMSTWSTR, encoded by the exons ATGccacctcctctcctcctcttcttcctcctcttccttacACCCGAGGGAGTCAGGCCCCAGGAAACACTGCAGGTGGAGGCTAAAG GGGAGCTCTTCCGGTGGAATGCTTCAGCCCTAAATGACTCAGGCTGTGGCCTGGGGAACCGACCCTCAGAGGGCCCCAAGCCCTCTTCTCGTTACCCCACAAGCTCCCAGCTGTACGTGTGGGAAAAAGACCACCCTGAGATCTGGGAGACAGACCCTGAATGTGCCCTGCCCCGGGGCACTCTGAACCAGAGCCTCAACCAAG CCTTGGCTCTCCCTGCCCCAGACCTCATCGTGGCCCCTGGCTCCACATTCTGGCTGCCCTGTGAGGTGCCCCCTGCCTTCGTGGCCAGAGGCCCCATCTCCTGGACCCACGTGCGCCCCAAGAAGCATAACATCTCCTTGCTGAGCTTAGACCTGAGGGAGGATGCCCCAGGCAGAGAGATGTGGGTCCTGGGCACCCTCAGCGGAGGGGCTGTTCTGTTGCTGCCTCAGGCCACAGTTCGAGATGCTGGTACCTATCGTTGTTACCATGGCAACAGGACCGTCGAGATGCAGCTGAAGGTCATTGCCCAGTCAG TAAGGTACTGGCTGCTGGAGACTGGTGGCTGGAAAGTCCCTGCTGTGCCATTACTTTATCTGATCTTCTGCCTGGGTTCCCTGGTGAGCTTTCTTCATCTTCGAAGAG CCCTGATcctcaggaggaaaagaaagcGAATGACCGATCCCACCAGACG GTTCTTCAAAGTGACGCCTCCCCCGGGAAGCGGGGCCCAGAATCAGTACGGCAACGTGCTCTCCCTTCCCACGCCCACCTCTGGCACGG GACGCGCCCTGAGGTGGGCTGCAGGCTTCGGGGCCGCCGTCCAGTCTTACGGAAGCCCGCGCAGCGACGTCCCGGAGGCTGGAGCCGCGGGGTCTCGGAGCCCGCCGCCGGCAG gcccagaagaagaggaaggggaggccTATGAAGAGCCAGACAGTGAGGAGGGCTCCGAGTTTTACGAGAATGACTCCAACCGTGGGCAAGACCAACTCTCCCAGG ATGGCAGCGGCTATGAGAATCCTGAGGATGAGGCCTTGGGTCCTGAGGATGAAGACTCCTTCTCCAGCG CTGCTGAGTCTTACGAGAATGAGGATGAAGAGCTGGCCCAGCCAGTCACCAGGACAGTAG ACTTTCTGAGCCCCCGTGGGTCAGTCTGGGACCCCAGCAAGGAGGCAACCTCTCTTG GCTCCCAGTCCTACGAGGATATGAGAGGGATCCTGTATGCAGCCCCCCAGCTCCGCTCTGTTCGGGCGCAGCCTGGTCCCAGTCACGAGGAAG ATGCAGACTCCTATGAGAACATGGATAATCCCAATGGGCCAGAACCAgcgtggggaggagggggtcGCATGAGCACCTGGAGCACGAGATGA
- the CD19 gene encoding B-lymphocyte antigen CD19 isoform X5: MPPPLLLFFLLFLTPEGVRPQETLQVEAKGELFRWNASALNDSGCGLGNRPSEGPKPSSRYPTSSQLYVWEKDHPEIWETDPECALPRGTLNQSLNQDLIVAPGSTFWLPCEVPPAFVARGPISWTHVRPKKHNISLLSLDLREDAPGREMWVLGTLSGGAVLLLPQATVRDAGTYRCYHGNRTVEMQLKVIAQSVRYWLLETGGWKVPAVPLLYLIFCLGSLVSFLHLRRALILRRKRKRMTDPTRRFFKVTPPPGSGAQNQYGNVLSLPTPTSGTGRALRWAAGFGAAVQSYGSPRSDVPEAGAAGSRSPPPAGPEEEEGEAYEEPDSEEGSEFYENDSNRGQDQLSQDGSGYENPEDEALGPEDEDSFSSAAESYENEDEELAQPVTRTVDFLSPRGSVWDPSKEATSLGSQSYEDMRGILYAAPQLRSVRAQPGPSHEEDADSYENMDNPNGPEPAWGGGGRMSTWSTR; this comes from the exons ATGccacctcctctcctcctcttcttcctcctcttccttacACCCGAGGGAGTCAGGCCCCAGGAAACACTGCAGGTGGAGGCTAAAG GGGAGCTCTTCCGGTGGAATGCTTCAGCCCTAAATGACTCAGGCTGTGGCCTGGGGAACCGACCCTCAGAGGGCCCCAAGCCCTCTTCTCGTTACCCCACAAGCTCCCAGCTGTACGTGTGGGAAAAAGACCACCCTGAGATCTGGGAGACAGACCCTGAATGTGCCCTGCCCCGGGGCACTCTGAACCAGAGCCTCAACCAAG ACCTCATCGTGGCCCCTGGCTCCACATTCTGGCTGCCCTGTGAGGTGCCCCCTGCCTTCGTGGCCAGAGGCCCCATCTCCTGGACCCACGTGCGCCCCAAGAAGCATAACATCTCCTTGCTGAGCTTAGACCTGAGGGAGGATGCCCCAGGCAGAGAGATGTGGGTCCTGGGCACCCTCAGCGGAGGGGCTGTTCTGTTGCTGCCTCAGGCCACAGTTCGAGATGCTGGTACCTATCGTTGTTACCATGGCAACAGGACCGTCGAGATGCAGCTGAAGGTCATTGCCCAGTCAG TAAGGTACTGGCTGCTGGAGACTGGTGGCTGGAAAGTCCCTGCTGTGCCATTACTTTATCTGATCTTCTGCCTGGGTTCCCTGGTGAGCTTTCTTCATCTTCGAAGAG CCCTGATcctcaggaggaaaagaaagcGAATGACCGATCCCACCAGACG GTTCTTCAAAGTGACGCCTCCCCCGGGAAGCGGGGCCCAGAATCAGTACGGCAACGTGCTCTCCCTTCCCACGCCCACCTCTGGCACGG GACGCGCCCTGAGGTGGGCTGCAGGCTTCGGGGCCGCCGTCCAGTCTTACGGAAGCCCGCGCAGCGACGTCCCGGAGGCTGGAGCCGCGGGGTCTCGGAGCCCGCCGCCGGCAG gcccagaagaagaggaaggggaggccTATGAAGAGCCAGACAGTGAGGAGGGCTCCGAGTTTTACGAGAATGACTCCAACCGTGGGCAAGACCAACTCTCCCAGG ATGGCAGCGGCTATGAGAATCCTGAGGATGAGGCCTTGGGTCCTGAGGATGAAGACTCCTTCTCCAGCG CTGCTGAGTCTTACGAGAATGAGGATGAAGAGCTGGCCCAGCCAGTCACCAGGACAGTAG ACTTTCTGAGCCCCCGTGGGTCAGTCTGGGACCCCAGCAAGGAGGCAACCTCTCTTG GCTCCCAGTCCTACGAGGATATGAGAGGGATCCTGTATGCAGCCCCCCAGCTCCGCTCTGTTCGGGCGCAGCCTGGTCCCAGTCACGAGGAAG ATGCAGACTCCTATGAGAACATGGATAATCCCAATGGGCCAGAACCAgcgtggggaggagggggtcGCATGAGCACCTGGAGCACGAGATGA
- the CD19 gene encoding B-lymphocyte antigen CD19 isoform X2, which translates to MPPPLLLFFLLFLTPEGVRPQETLQVEAKEGGKAELPCLKVPSDGPLEQQAWFQGAQSELGLWSQGLGVRKGSLGIQLFVFNVSDQMGGFYLCQPGPPSEQAWQSGWTVSVEGSGELFRWNASALNDSGCGLGNRPSEGPKPSSRYPTSSQLYVWEKDHPEIWETDPECALPRGTLNQSLNQDLIVAPGSTFWLPCEVPPAFVARGPISWTHVRPKKHNISLLSLDLREDAPGREMWVLGTLSGGAVLLLPQATVRDAGTYRCYHGNRTVEMQLKVIAQSVRYWLLETGGWKVPAVPLLYLIFCLGSLVSFLHLRRALILRRKRKRMTDPTRRFFKVTPPPGSGAQNQYGNVLSLPTPTSGTGRALRWAAGFGAAVQSYGSPRSDVPEAGAAGSRSPPPAGPEEEEGEAYEEPDSEEGSEFYENDSNRGQDQLSQDGSGYENPEDEALGPEDEDSFSSAAESYENEDEELAQPVTRTVDFLSPRGSVWDPSKEATSLGSQSYEDMRGILYAAPQLRSVRAQPGPSHEEDADSYENMDNPNGPEPAWGGGGRMSTWSTR; encoded by the exons ATGccacctcctctcctcctcttcttcctcctcttccttacACCCGAGGGAGTCAGGCCCCAGGAAACACTGCAGGTGGAGGCTAAAG aGGGAGGCAAAGCTGAGCTGCCATGCCTCAAAGTTCCCTCAGATGGTCCCCTTGAGCAGCAGGCCTGGTTTCAGGGGGCTCAGTCAGAGCTGGGCCTCTGGTCACAAGGCCTGGGCGTCCGGAAGGGGTCTCTGGGCATCCAGCTGTTCGTCTTCAACGTCTCTGACCAGATGGGGGGCTTCTACTTGTGCCAGCCGGGGCCCCCTTCCGAGCAGGCCTGGCAGTCCGGCTGGACAGTCAGCGTGGAAGGCAGTG GGGAGCTCTTCCGGTGGAATGCTTCAGCCCTAAATGACTCAGGCTGTGGCCTGGGGAACCGACCCTCAGAGGGCCCCAAGCCCTCTTCTCGTTACCCCACAAGCTCCCAGCTGTACGTGTGGGAAAAAGACCACCCTGAGATCTGGGAGACAGACCCTGAATGTGCCCTGCCCCGGGGCACTCTGAACCAGAGCCTCAACCAAG ACCTCATCGTGGCCCCTGGCTCCACATTCTGGCTGCCCTGTGAGGTGCCCCCTGCCTTCGTGGCCAGAGGCCCCATCTCCTGGACCCACGTGCGCCCCAAGAAGCATAACATCTCCTTGCTGAGCTTAGACCTGAGGGAGGATGCCCCAGGCAGAGAGATGTGGGTCCTGGGCACCCTCAGCGGAGGGGCTGTTCTGTTGCTGCCTCAGGCCACAGTTCGAGATGCTGGTACCTATCGTTGTTACCATGGCAACAGGACCGTCGAGATGCAGCTGAAGGTCATTGCCCAGTCAG TAAGGTACTGGCTGCTGGAGACTGGTGGCTGGAAAGTCCCTGCTGTGCCATTACTTTATCTGATCTTCTGCCTGGGTTCCCTGGTGAGCTTTCTTCATCTTCGAAGAG CCCTGATcctcaggaggaaaagaaagcGAATGACCGATCCCACCAGACG GTTCTTCAAAGTGACGCCTCCCCCGGGAAGCGGGGCCCAGAATCAGTACGGCAACGTGCTCTCCCTTCCCACGCCCACCTCTGGCACGG GACGCGCCCTGAGGTGGGCTGCAGGCTTCGGGGCCGCCGTCCAGTCTTACGGAAGCCCGCGCAGCGACGTCCCGGAGGCTGGAGCCGCGGGGTCTCGGAGCCCGCCGCCGGCAG gcccagaagaagaggaaggggaggccTATGAAGAGCCAGACAGTGAGGAGGGCTCCGAGTTTTACGAGAATGACTCCAACCGTGGGCAAGACCAACTCTCCCAGG ATGGCAGCGGCTATGAGAATCCTGAGGATGAGGCCTTGGGTCCTGAGGATGAAGACTCCTTCTCCAGCG CTGCTGAGTCTTACGAGAATGAGGATGAAGAGCTGGCCCAGCCAGTCACCAGGACAGTAG ACTTTCTGAGCCCCCGTGGGTCAGTCTGGGACCCCAGCAAGGAGGCAACCTCTCTTG GCTCCCAGTCCTACGAGGATATGAGAGGGATCCTGTATGCAGCCCCCCAGCTCCGCTCTGTTCGGGCGCAGCCTGGTCCCAGTCACGAGGAAG ATGCAGACTCCTATGAGAACATGGATAATCCCAATGGGCCAGAACCAgcgtggggaggagggggtcGCATGAGCACCTGGAGCACGAGATGA
- the CD19 gene encoding B-lymphocyte antigen CD19 isoform X6 — MPPPLLLFFLLFLTPEGVRPQETLQVEAKEGGKAELPCLKVPSDGPLEQQAWFQGAQSELGLWSQGLGVRKGSLGIQLFVFNVSDQMGGFYLCQPGPPSEQAWQSGWTVSVEGSGELFRWNASALNDSGCGLGNRPSEGPKPSSRYPTSSQLYVWEKDHPEIWETDPECALPRGTLNQSLNQGHSSRCWYLSLLPWQQDRRDAAEGHCPVSKVLAAGDWWLESPCCAITLSDLLPGFPGELSSSSKRFFKVTPPPGSGAQNQYGNVLSLPTPTSGTGRALRWAAGFGAAVQSYGSPRSDVPEAGAAGSRSPPPAGPEEEEGEAYEEPDSEEGSEFYENDSNRGQDQLSQDGSGYENPEDEALGPEDEDSFSSAAESYENEDEELAQPVTRTVDFLSPRGSVWDPSKEATSLGSQSYEDMRGILYAAPQLRSVRAQPGPSHEEDADSYENMDNPNGPEPAWGGGGRMSTWSTR, encoded by the exons ATGccacctcctctcctcctcttcttcctcctcttccttacACCCGAGGGAGTCAGGCCCCAGGAAACACTGCAGGTGGAGGCTAAAG aGGGAGGCAAAGCTGAGCTGCCATGCCTCAAAGTTCCCTCAGATGGTCCCCTTGAGCAGCAGGCCTGGTTTCAGGGGGCTCAGTCAGAGCTGGGCCTCTGGTCACAAGGCCTGGGCGTCCGGAAGGGGTCTCTGGGCATCCAGCTGTTCGTCTTCAACGTCTCTGACCAGATGGGGGGCTTCTACTTGTGCCAGCCGGGGCCCCCTTCCGAGCAGGCCTGGCAGTCCGGCTGGACAGTCAGCGTGGAAGGCAGTG GGGAGCTCTTCCGGTGGAATGCTTCAGCCCTAAATGACTCAGGCTGTGGCCTGGGGAACCGACCCTCAGAGGGCCCCAAGCCCTCTTCTCGTTACCCCACAAGCTCCCAGCTGTACGTGTGGGAAAAAGACCACCCTGAGATCTGGGAGACAGACCCTGAATGTGCCCTGCCCCGGGGCACTCTGAACCAGAGCCTCAACCAAG GCCACAGTTCGAGATGCTGGTACCTATCGTTGTTACCATGGCAACAGGACCGTCGAGATGCAGCTGAAGGTCATTGCCCAGTCAG TAAGGTACTGGCTGCTGGAGACTGGTGGCTGGAAAGTCCCTGCTGTGCCATTACTTTATCTGATCTTCTGCCTGGGTTCCCTGGTGAGCTTTCTTCATCTTCGAAGAG GTTCTTCAAAGTGACGCCTCCCCCGGGAAGCGGGGCCCAGAATCAGTACGGCAACGTGCTCTCCCTTCCCACGCCCACCTCTGGCACGG GACGCGCCCTGAGGTGGGCTGCAGGCTTCGGGGCCGCCGTCCAGTCTTACGGAAGCCCGCGCAGCGACGTCCCGGAGGCTGGAGCCGCGGGGTCTCGGAGCCCGCCGCCGGCAG gcccagaagaagaggaaggggaggccTATGAAGAGCCAGACAGTGAGGAGGGCTCCGAGTTTTACGAGAATGACTCCAACCGTGGGCAAGACCAACTCTCCCAGG ATGGCAGCGGCTATGAGAATCCTGAGGATGAGGCCTTGGGTCCTGAGGATGAAGACTCCTTCTCCAGCG CTGCTGAGTCTTACGAGAATGAGGATGAAGAGCTGGCCCAGCCAGTCACCAGGACAGTAG ACTTTCTGAGCCCCCGTGGGTCAGTCTGGGACCCCAGCAAGGAGGCAACCTCTCTTG GCTCCCAGTCCTACGAGGATATGAGAGGGATCCTGTATGCAGCCCCCCAGCTCCGCTCTGTTCGGGCGCAGCCTGGTCCCAGTCACGAGGAAG ATGCAGACTCCTATGAGAACATGGATAATCCCAATGGGCCAGAACCAgcgtggggaggagggggtcGCATGAGCACCTGGAGCACGAGATGA